The sequence GTTGACACCTCTAGGTAAAGAAAAAGTCTCTTTACTGGCTTTTGATTTGAGACTTCAATGGTTTTCAAAAAGCCGGTCTTCATTATAGCCAGATGAAACATTCGTCTCAGCCCCCAAAATTTGAGTAACTAATATGTATAGATCATTATGCCTCTAattgattaagaaaaatatatttattgatCATCATGGCCGCCGGTCAGAGATTAAgtatttcaataatttattggcctaattttttttaaatacaaatttgaaagtttataataagatttttcaaaaattttggaAGCAAACGAATGTTTTATCCGGTTTGGCCCAGGACCGGCCCTATAATGATCATTCCGTCTAGTCTCTATATAAAAAACATTCTTTTCGACCCCAAAAATATAAGTGACTAATATATGTATAGATCATTAGGCCATTTACTTGATTTAGACAAATATATGTATTACTCATTTACTCCATAGTCCATAACTGTTTCATGCTCTCTAAATCTTAGGACCAGCCATGTTTGCatatacaaattaatatatcattttttgGTGGGGTTTTGACAGATCATTGTGAAGGATGTGTGGAAGGAATACACAGGGTGGCCACTGAACGACATGGAGAGTTCGTATAAGTTCATGGTGAAGCATGTTCAGCTATGGAAAGTTGCATTCCACACCACATCTCCCAAATGGGTCCACTCTTGCTATCTAGCAGCCATTGCAGCTTATTACGCCAAGGAAGTGGAAGCTGGTTTGATGGAGTACAAGCCAGAGATTATCATCAGTGTTCATCCTCTGATGCAACACATTCCCTTGTGGGTTCTCAAATGGCAGGAGCTACAAAAGAGAGTCCTATTTGTCACTGTCATTACTGATCTCAACACTTGTCATCCTACAtggtatatataataattaggCCGGTTTATTATATTCTCTCAGAGATGCTGGCTGCTGGTTTGATATTTTATCTTGTATGGTTTAGGTTTCATCCAGGGGTGAACCGGTGCTATTGCCCGTCTCAAGAAGTGGCGAAAAGGGCGTTGTTTGATGGGCTTGATGAGTCTCAAGTCCGTGTGTTTGGCTTGCCTGTGAGGCCATCTTTTGCAAGAGCGGTTCTGGTGAAGGATGATCTAAGAAAGGAGCTTGAGATGGATCAAGATCTTCGAGCGGTTCTACTGATGGGAGGAGGGGAAGGTATGGGTCCTGTCAAAGAAACCGCAAAGGCTCTTGAGGAGTCTTTGTATGACAAAGAGAATAAGAAGCCCATTGGACAAATGGTTGTTATATGTGGACGTAACAAGAAACTAGCATCTGCGTTAGAAGCCACTGAATGGAAGATTCCTGTTAAGGTACATGTGTAAACGTATTATTAGAGGCTCATAAGTTTCAACACTCAAGCTTGGATATGATTGACATTACAGGTTAGAGGATTCGAGACTCAAATGGAGAAATGGATGGGAGCTTGTGACTGTATCATCACAAAAGTAAGAGACAGAGAACATTAATCTCATTTTCACCATAATGTTCATGAGCTCAGTATAACTGAGTAAGAATATTACATGCAGGCTGGACCGGGAACAATAGCTGAATCGCTTATCCGATCACTTCCTATCATCCTCAACGACTACATTCCTGGACAGGTTGGTTgagatttataatatattaatgataatcaatttttattataatgtaTAGTTTCTAATATCAGTTACACTTGAAACCAAACAGGAGAAAGGGAATGTGCCGTATGTAGTGGAGAATGGTGCAGGAGTGTTCACAAGAAGTCCCAAAGAGACAGCAAGAATTGTTGGCGAATGGTTCAGTACAAAAACAGATGAGCTGGAACAAACTTCAGACAATGCAGGTAAGCTAGCTCAGCCTGAGGCAGTCTTCGACATTGTCAAAGACATTGATGAGCTCTCGGAGCAACGAGGTCCTCTTGCTAATGTCGCGTACACTCTTACCTCTTCCTTTGCCAGTTTAGTTTGATGTCTCATGTCTTATGTTAACATGTCGCCCTTTTTAGTTCCTTGtttgatctcttttttttttactttcatttttgtaataataataatttgtttgTTGATTAAGTGgaatgtaatattttataacaaagTGAAGTAAAAGATTCATGATAATAAAATGAATCACACTCTGAGATCATTTGTCAATGTTTGTTTACATATCACTGTGACTAGTCGAtcccaaaaataattaattttaaatcgcTAAAAATTTTAGCCGTATGAAATAACGATCTGTAATTAGTTGTTGCGATCGATCGAACAATAGCAAAATGAACAACACACTATGACTGTTCACAAATCGAACGTAGTCGTAACGACATGCAAACGAACAATGtccaacaataaaaaatatttttagctcACATAATTATGATAGAGGATTTTGATCACGCCAACGTGCATGCTAGAAGCAGTCTCTTCCAGTCTTCACTTAACGTAACGTTTTACGCTTCCAGTAGGATAAGCTTCTGCTTATGTTCGTTGAGTTAGATGGTTCAAGTTTCCAATCGTGCAATGATGTTAAAATTTGCACATGCTGCAAATGTGTTTTCATCTCactatttcattttatttagtttgtaCTAACTTTTCTTCTTAGAGTTGGTTTGTACTATTTTCGGTTAGTAGACATTTGGTTAGATACAAGTTATTATAAATCTTTCAgaatatattagtaaattaaTTTTACGAAGACtagttttcagatttttttgaaagagaGAGTATAGTAGGTAAACTTCACTAATTACATACAATTTTATCATTCATTATAACCCCAAATATTATCTTAAATTCAGGTCAGTGGTCACCATGATTTCTTCATGTAACTTTTCACCCAATTGccatccaaaatataataacagTTAACTTTTCACATAAAATACCATTAATATAGACATTTCGACCGggatgaatgttatatataaaactaatttttatctattattatttatttgtatttatttacctattatatatataattaaattagattaaatacataaatcaaaataatacatcttgtttatttatgatattttttggtaaataaatcaaaacaattatttatttattttatatggtatataactaaattttatattttgtgtttattattgataaacacaaaatttctaatatgtaatttttaatgcaaatttcttaattaaaatgttaaggtttcaatactttttcgatacaaatttaaaaattatcatatttaagtattttctatgttatatagtttaattttaagctataatatatgtaatatgaatgtctagtaaataagacttcatattcatacgatttatgatcatttgtatcttgctattatcaaaaaaaacttaaaccattgatcacaaaattacagtgtgagacatttaacgtttttaataatttatagtaattttaaaattcaaaatataatgtaagaaaacattttatttttttattatatggttaatgtggttgtttaatatcttttaataataaaaaaataaacaaaaaagaactaagatacaaaattattatcaaatatttattattcataatcattaattatcatatatacgttaatcatattaggtaattccgtagtttttatttaagaaaagtaCGAGAATATTACTTTGTGcactatttatcaatttaatagttagtttaataaaaagtataatataagttaagatggagcaacctatttctctaacaatTCTGAATTTCATTCTCATGGTGACACGAGGTTACAAAACAATGtggtaatgtttctcaattaatatataagggatatattTCCACTGAAAtgcatttatatataattattattttaacactggttaattatgatattacaaactATAAGAAACATTATATAGATGATACTAAAG comes from Brassica rapa cultivar Chiifu-401-42 chromosome A02, CAAS_Brap_v3.01, whole genome shotgun sequence and encodes:
- the LOC103851349 gene encoding monogalactosyldiacylglycerol synthase 2, chloroplastic codes for the protein MTTTTVMSIAEKVLERIYGSSKSTLSVADGEKAQRHTHHHVHKHSYDDSEDDICYSDEDESAMELVQLGAERTKNILILMSDTGGGHRASAEAIRDAFKIQYGDKYKIIVKDVWKEYTGWPLNDMESSYKFMVKHVQLWKVAFHTTSPKWVHSCYLAAIAAYYAKEVEAGLMEYKPEIIISVHPLMQHIPLWVLKWQELQKRVLFVTVITDLNTCHPTWFHPGVNRCYCPSQEVAKRALFDGLDESQVRVFGLPVRPSFARAVLVKDDLRKELEMDQDLRAVLLMGGGEGMGPVKETAKALEESLYDKENKKPIGQMVVICGRNKKLASALEATEWKIPVKVRGFETQMEKWMGACDCIITKAGPGTIAESLIRSLPIILNDYIPGQEKGNVPYVVENGAGVFTRSPKETARIVGEWFSTKTDELEQTSDNAGKLAQPEAVFDIVKDIDELSEQRGPLANVAYTLTSSFASLV